In Lachnospiraceae bacterium, the DNA window TAAAGTACGTTCCGTAAAAGCCAGCAACAATGCAAAAAGCAAATGGGTGACTTCCTTTGCCTGGACTCCTGGCTCCACTTCCGGCGACAGCAATACCGTTACCGAAGGCTGGAAGAATGCTGCTGACAATGTACGCTGGTGGTATCAGAACGCTGATGGTTCCTATCCGGCATCCCAGTGGAAAGAGATCAACGGAAAATGGTACTATTTCGATGCAGAAGGCTATATGGCTACCGGCTGGATCAAGGTCGGCGGCTTAGATTACTGCCTGGCTCCTGACGGTGCTCTGTATGTAAACTGCACCACACCAGATGGCTACAATGTAAATGCAGACGGTGTATGGGTCCAGTAAATAGACATATGACCTGCCAGTACATTGTTTCGTAAATAACTGTGCTGATCCGTCACCACAAATAAATGTCAGTTGCTGCGTGCAGCTGACACTCCAAATATCATACACAGCAATATAAAAAGCCCGCCGGTTTGTGATCAATATCACTTCCCGGCGGGCTCTGTTTATATCTGTTTTTAACGTTTATTCCTATTATAAAGCTTGTTACCCTGCTGATATGCAGCTGTTCCTCACTGATCCGTTCACATGCTTCCCCTGCTTGGGATCACCTTTACCAGCTTCTGTCTTTCTAACATCTGGATGGCTTCTCTTACAGGGGTGCGGCTTACATCAAAATATTGGGCCAGCTCTGAATCAAGGATCTTTTCCCCGGATTTAAGGACTCCGATAATGATCCATTCGCACACAACATTATAAATCCTGTCTTTTACACTGAGAGTCTGGATACTCTCAGTTTTCGATGGTATAGGCATAAATTTCCCACTCTTTCTGTATATTTCATAATGATTCCCCATACCATCATTATAATTATTTTTTTCACAATATGCAATGATTTACTACTACAATACCAATCTTGCTGCTCCATAAATACCTGCGTCATTTCCCAGTGTTGCTAACCCCAGTTTACCCTTATTCTTGGAGATCGGGGTGAAATAGTCATAATCTTTCTGGACCATATCAATAAGGAACTGTCCGGCCTTTGATACACCGCCTCCGATAACAAAAATTTCCGGGTCTACAGTAAGAGCTACCTGTGCCAGTGCCAGACCTAAATAGTGGCTGACGGTCTTCATTACCTCCAATGCCATCTCATCTCCTGCTTTTGCAGCATCTAACACGTTCTTTGCACTTACATTATCACCGAATTGTCGAAGCATGGACTGCTTATCAGATTTTGCCATGGTCCTTCTTGCTTCTCTTGCAATACCGGTTGCAGAGCTTACCTGCTCTAAGCAGCCTACACCGCCGCAGTTGCAGTGTTCCCATTCATCATCACGCACATGAATATGGCCGATTTCTCCCCCGAGTCCATGTTTTCCCGCAATGATCTTCTGGTCAATAATAACACCACCGCCAACTCCGGTCCCTAAAGTGACCATGACCAGGTCAGAATATCCTTTTCCGCCTCCCTGCCACATTTCACCAAGAGCTGCCACGTTAGCATCATTTCCGCTCTTTACAGGAATGCCGTCTAAGAGACTGCTTAACTCTTCCTGCGGGTTCAGATCCCGCCAGCCAAGATTTACACATACTTCCACATATCCGTCAGGCATAACAGGTCCCGGAACACCCATTCCGGCGCCTGTAATATCCTTCTTCAGGTCCAGTCCCATTTCATCCAGTTTTTTACGGATAGACGCTGCCACATCCGGCAGGATATTCACTCCGCCATCTTCCTTACAGGTCTTTACCTCCCACTTGTCCAAAAGCTCTCCTGTAGTCTCAAAAAGACCGATCTTTACACTGGTTCCCCCTATATCAACACCGATGCACTTCATCCCCATAGTATATATCCTCTCTTTCCTGGTTTTATTATTATATAACTGGTTTATTATTGTATGGCTGATTTACTATTTATTGTACGACTGGTTTACGATTGTACGACTGCCTTACTTCAGCCGTATCTCTTCCATTTTCTGGTTTCCCATTATAAGAATAGTTCCGGGGAAACGGCCGGCAAGAACTTTATTTACAGTAAAATCAAAGGTTCCGCTGAATTTCCGGGTTCCCGCCATGTTGTAAATACAACAGGAATTATCATTATACAGCATTACCAGATCATCCTCTATGTCAAAACCGGTATACTGATAACTGAAGGTAGTCTCAAATACAGTGCTTCCATCCGGCTTATAAATGCGCAGACAGTATGGGTCAGCACCAGACCCATTATCCGTTATAACACCGGCATACTGATCATTATAGCTGATGCTGCGTATATTTTCATCCAGCAATATCTGACTGGTGGATTCCGGAGAAGTTTCCACACGGGTAGAGAAAAACTGCAGTCCCTTATCAGTAAAGGCCACTGCATGGCTTTCATCCATAAACCGGACTCTTCCTGCCATGGCATCACTTAGATCCTCTGGAAGAAAAATGCCCACTACCCGTTTCGGGTCATTCTTTCCAAGGCCAAAATTGTAAAATACGATCTTATTTTTGATCATTCCCTGTTCCAGATACATAAACGAGGTGATCCACTGGGTTCCGCCTGGTGAAAGGCTTACATCCACCGGATAACCATCTCCGGAAAGAAGGGATTTCACATAAATATCCAGGGCACTTCCATCCTTTTTATACAGATAAATATAACTTGCCTTGGAATCCTCCTGTACAGAAGCTACCACTCCTTTTGCAGATACGGACAATGAAAGGACCGGCAGTGTGGTAGTAACCTGTCCCTGACAGCCACTGCGGTCGCAGATATAAATGGAATTTCCCTGTTTGTCCCCAATAGCTGCAAAATCGCCATTTACAGTGACAAAGGGTGATTTCATCTCATAACTCTGCATCCAGATGGCTTTTCCCCTGCTGTCTATGTAAGAAGCTCCGTCCTTGGTGTACTTGATCACACCGTCACCAAACTCCATATATCCACAGAAACTACCTTCCCCCTGGATCGCTGCTTCCTGATTTTCCTCAGTCAGGCTCTTTTCCCACACCACCTGGAAATCATAGAAGGTATGATAGCGGTCATAATAATAAATACTAAAAGCAGCGCCGCCTAAAAGCACTGCTGCAATGATAAAGATCGTCATACGTTTTCTGACGGTCTTTTTATGGGCATTGCGGATCGCCTGTTCGCTTTCCTGTTCATTCTGGTACATAGGAGGAACGATCTGGCGTCGCAGCTGCCTTTTTTTATTTTCACGGTTCATTAAACTGGAATTATCCATCCTTGTCTCCTGTGAAATGTTCTTTTATAGCAATCGTATAATGTTCATATTCTCTTACACCCGCTTAAGTATACAACATTTCACTGGAAAAATCGACAACTAATCCATGCAAATAGCTCTGAATAAATCTGAATATCTCTGACTTTTTGGAACATTTCAGGGAAGCAGCAGCTTCTGGCCCGCATAAATACTGTTTTCATCTGTCAGGGAATTAATACGGCAGATCTCTTCCAGCTTTCTGATATTATTGTACTCCTTAAAACAGATTCCATAAAGCGTCTCTCCTTCACCTACTATATATACTTTGTAAGATGGTGTGGAATTAGCAGGTTCTGCAAAAGCAGCAGTGGTTTGTGCAGATGCGCCATCTGTTGTTTCCGGTACAGATTCCTGACCGGAACCAGCCACCTTGGACTGCAGCATCTGTCCTGACCGGGCTGTATCTTCGTTTGTCCCGGAAACAGCATCTGTCTGCCCTGAAACCATTGCATCTGCGGCACCAGCTTCACTTCCACTCTCTGAAGTGTCTGTTTCAGTTCCAGACAACCCATCATCCGGCACCATAGTCTCCGGCAATACCTCCATGGCTGATTCCCGGCTTTTTTTCTCCCCCTCACTCGGATATACACCGCCTCTTGCTTCCCGGATCACTGCCCCCAGGTCTGCTGATGCCACTACCTCTTCCATTTCATGAAGCTTTTTATAATTATTGAACATGGCAACACCTCCGGCCAGTACCATGACTGCCAGTACGCTGCAAAGGCCGGAAAGGACATTTACCGTACTTTTCTGCTGTACAGCCGCCGTTCTGTGCTCGTCCATTTTTTTGCGGAAATCACGGATCGCCCGGTCATCTGTCCTGCTTTCCTCCCGAAGGATATCCTTTCTGGCAATCATATAATCCTGCATCAGCTGGTTACGCTCATAATAAATGCTGTAGCCGCGCAGCTGATAAAAGCCATCTGTGGATGTGATGTAAACCGCTTCTTCCCCATCCAGACCGCTGTTTAAATACATCAGCTGGTTTTTTCCTGTAAAATACTGGCTGTGCTGCCGCCAGTAATTCAGCGGATTTAAGGTAATGCCTTCTCCTGCGCATAAAAACCAGCCCTGGACCGTTCTTCTTGGGAACATGGTCTCTACCTGTTGATATGCCCTTTTCCAGGCTTCCTCTGTAAATACCACCTTTTCACCGTCCTGAGGCAGCAGTTCCATCTCCATGGCACCATCCACAAATACATACGGCATGTCCTCATGGATCTCCCGGTTTCCAAGAAGCAGCCCCACACGGAGATTCTGCCCATTTCCTGGTTTCAGCCGCTTTAAATATGTATTCACATAATCTTCCACATAAAGCCGCAATACTGTATCACGTTCCCCGATCTGCCGGATATTTTTCGGCAGTTTGGGATAAAGCTCATATAATTCGCCCATATTTAACACCCCT includes these proteins:
- a CDS encoding GntR family transcriptional regulator, whose translation is MPIPSKTESIQTLSVKDRIYNVVCEWIIIGVLKSGEKILDSELAQYFDVSRTPVREAIQMLERQKLVKVIPSRGSM
- a CDS encoding ROK family glucokinase → MGMKCIGVDIGGTSVKIGLFETTGELLDKWEVKTCKEDGGVNILPDVAASIRKKLDEMGLDLKKDITGAGMGVPGPVMPDGYVEVCVNLGWRDLNPQEELSSLLDGIPVKSGNDANVAALGEMWQGGGKGYSDLVMVTLGTGVGGGVIIDQKIIAGKHGLGGEIGHIHVRDDEWEHCNCGGVGCLEQVSSATGIAREARRTMAKSDKQSMLRQFGDNVSAKNVLDAAKAGDEMALEVMKTVSHYLGLALAQVALTVDPEIFVIGGGVSKAGQFLIDMVQKDYDYFTPISKNKGKLGLATLGNDAGIYGAARLVL
- a CDS encoding DUF5711 family protein, which produces MDNSSLMNRENKKRQLRRQIVPPMYQNEQESEQAIRNAHKKTVRKRMTIFIIAAVLLGGAAFSIYYYDRYHTFYDFQVVWEKSLTEENQEAAIQGEGSFCGYMEFGDGVIKYTKDGASYIDSRGKAIWMQSYEMKSPFVTVNGDFAAIGDKQGNSIYICDRSGCQGQVTTTLPVLSLSVSAKGVVASVQEDSKASYIYLYKKDGSALDIYVKSLLSGDGYPVDVSLSPGGTQWITSFMYLEQGMIKNKIVFYNFGLGKNDPKRVVGIFLPEDLSDAMAGRVRFMDESHAVAFTDKGLQFFSTRVETSPESTSQILLDENIRSISYNDQYAGVITDNGSGADPYCLRIYKPDGSTVFETTFSYQYTGFDIEDDLVMLYNDNSCCIYNMAGTRKFSGTFDFTVNKVLAGRFPGTILIMGNQKMEEIRLK
- a CDS encoding LysM peptidoglycan-binding domain-containing protein, with the protein product MGELYELYPKLPKNIRQIGERDTVLRLYVEDYVNTYLKRLKPGNGQNLRVGLLLGNREIHEDMPYVFVDGAMEMELLPQDGEKVVFTEEAWKRAYQQVETMFPRRTVQGWFLCAGEGITLNPLNYWRQHSQYFTGKNQLMYLNSGLDGEEAVYITSTDGFYQLRGYSIYYERNQLMQDYMIARKDILREESRTDDRAIRDFRKKMDEHRTAAVQQKSTVNVLSGLCSVLAVMVLAGGVAMFNNYKKLHEMEEVVASADLGAVIREARGGVYPSEGEKKSRESAMEVLPETMVPDDGLSGTETDTSESGSEAGAADAMVSGQTDAVSGTNEDTARSGQMLQSKVAGSGQESVPETTDGASAQTTAAFAEPANSTPSYKVYIVGEGETLYGICFKEYNNIRKLEEICRINSLTDENSIYAGQKLLLP